The following coding sequences lie in one Mucilaginibacter sp. KACC 22773 genomic window:
- a CDS encoding Crp/Fnr family transcriptional regulator, with protein sequence MFDLIMANFAMHVSLTPAEAAYVQSVLQHKVVKKNTVLLSAGEICRAIYFVNKGCLRIFNVDREGDEHNMSFCPENWWSVDISSFFGQSPAFYSIGALEDTEVFYLSHAAIEKLFIELPKFERFFRILTQNGFNLYQRRITSNLSKTAEERYLQFQKQYPKLEQRIAQKQIASYLGITPVFLSMLRRNKQTTNR encoded by the coding sequence ATGTTCGACCTCATAATGGCAAACTTTGCTATGCACGTTTCGTTAACTCCAGCAGAGGCGGCTTATGTTCAATCGGTATTGCAGCATAAGGTTGTAAAAAAGAATACTGTTTTGCTGAGCGCCGGCGAGATTTGCCGGGCAATATATTTTGTGAACAAAGGCTGCCTGCGCATTTTTAACGTAGACCGTGAGGGCGACGAACACAATATGTCTTTTTGCCCGGAAAACTGGTGGTCGGTAGATATTTCCAGCTTTTTTGGACAAAGCCCTGCATTCTATTCGATAGGCGCGCTGGAAGATACCGAGGTGTTTTACCTTAGCCACGCGGCTATTGAAAAACTATTTATCGAGTTGCCTAAGTTCGAGCGTTTTTTTCGCATACTTACCCAAAACGGGTTCAATTTATACCAACGCCGCATTACCTCAAACCTTTCTAAAACCGCCGAAGAGCGCTACCTGCAGTTTCAAAAGCAATACCCCAAATTGGAACAGCGGATAGCGCAAAAGCAAATAGCATCGTACCTGGGCATTACACCCGTTTTTTTGAGCATGCTGCGTCGCAATAAACAAACCACAAACAGGTAA
- the gcvP gene encoding aminomethyl-transferring glycine dehydrogenase, which yields MKLNADYQEQFQSRHIAPNEADTAKMLKTIGVSSLDELIAQTIPDQIRLKKPLDLPPAKSEFDYLTTLKQTSLKNKVFKSFIGKGYYDVIVPGVIQRNILENPGWYTQYTPYQAEIAQGRLQALLNFQTMVIDLTGMEIANASLLDEGTAAAEAMFMQYSLRKNNAANVFFVSEELFPQTIDILKTRSEPYGIELQIGDHRTVELTDNMFGAIVQYPAGKGAVYNYQDFAVAGHEKGIKLTVVADIMSLVLLTPPGEWGADIVVGSTQRFGVPMGFGGPHAAFFATKEEYKRSIPGRIIGVTIDSAGNYALRMALQTREQHIRRDKATSNICTAQALLAIMAGMYAVYHGPKGVKLIAERIHGLTILLAKALGELGYKQLNESYFDTLKFDVAHLAGPIHSEALNNEMNLNYEGSVVTISVDETTSPEDIKTIVRFFAKVLGKTINDVDFDGLKADLETVIPTELQRTSAYLTHALFNSHHSEHEMLRYIKSLEAKDLSLCHSMIALGSCTMKLNATTEMIPVTWNHFSKIHPFAPTDQVGGYMQLFDEINNWLSEITGFAAMSLQPNAGAQGEYAGLMVIRAYHHDRGDTHRNIALIPSSAHGTNPASAAMAGMKIVVVKCDDNGNIDVADMRAKAEQYKNELSCLMVTYPSTHGVFEESIIEICQIIHENGGQVYMDGANMNAQVGLTSPANIGADVCHLNLHKTFCIPHGGGGPGMGPIGVAKHLVPYLPGHAVVDIDRGKSIHAVSAAPWGSASILIISHAYIAMMGSEGLTNATRYAILNANYIKTRLESHFPVLYTGANGRCAHEMILDCRSFKPFGIEVTDIAKRLMDYGFHAPTVSFPVAGTVMVEPTESEPKHELDRFCDAMIAIRHEIADVASGVLDKTDNPLKNAPHTVAVITGNEWEHPYTRQKAAFPLPYVAAFKFWPSVGRVNDTYGDRTLICSCPPLTDYEFEESEVTTPEYGT from the coding sequence ATGAAGCTTAACGCAGATTACCAGGAACAATTCCAGTCAAGGCATATTGCTCCAAATGAGGCCGACACGGCAAAAATGTTAAAAACCATCGGTGTTAGCTCACTGGATGAACTGATAGCGCAAACCATTCCGGACCAGATCAGGCTTAAAAAACCGCTTGATTTGCCACCTGCGAAAAGCGAGTTTGACTACCTCACTACACTTAAACAAACATCGTTAAAAAACAAGGTATTTAAGTCGTTCATCGGCAAAGGTTATTATGATGTAATTGTGCCTGGTGTTATTCAGCGTAACATCCTCGAAAATCCCGGATGGTATACCCAATACACGCCGTACCAGGCCGAGATTGCGCAGGGCCGTTTACAGGCTTTGTTAAATTTCCAAACCATGGTTATTGACCTTACCGGGATGGAAATTGCCAATGCTTCCCTATTGGATGAGGGCACAGCCGCTGCCGAGGCTATGTTTATGCAGTACAGCCTGCGTAAAAACAATGCTGCCAATGTGTTCTTTGTATCCGAAGAACTGTTCCCGCAAACTATTGATATTTTAAAAACCCGCTCGGAGCCTTACGGCATCGAACTGCAAATAGGCGACCACCGCACGGTTGAATTAACCGACAATATGTTTGGCGCCATTGTACAATACCCTGCCGGTAAAGGTGCAGTATATAACTACCAAGATTTTGCTGTCGCCGGTCACGAAAAAGGCATTAAACTAACCGTTGTTGCCGATATCATGAGCCTGGTATTGCTAACCCCTCCGGGTGAATGGGGTGCCGATATTGTTGTTGGCAGTACACAACGCTTTGGTGTACCAATGGGTTTTGGCGGCCCCCATGCCGCTTTTTTTGCTACTAAAGAAGAATACAAGCGCTCTATCCCTGGTCGTATCATCGGTGTAACCATCGATAGCGCCGGCAACTATGCTTTGCGCATGGCCTTGCAAACCCGCGAACAGCACATCCGCAGGGATAAAGCCACTTCAAACATTTGTACCGCGCAGGCATTATTGGCTATTATGGCCGGTATGTATGCCGTATACCATGGTCCTAAAGGTGTTAAATTAATAGCCGAAAGAATTCATGGCCTAACCATCCTGTTGGCTAAAGCCCTTGGCGAATTAGGTTACAAACAACTGAACGAAAGCTACTTTGATACCCTGAAGTTCGACGTAGCCCATTTAGCAGGTCCTATCCACTCTGAAGCGCTAAACAACGAGATGAACCTGAACTATGAAGGTTCGGTTGTTACTATTTCTGTTGATGAAACTACATCGCCCGAGGATATTAAAACCATAGTTAGATTCTTTGCCAAAGTATTGGGTAAAACTATTAACGATGTTGATTTTGACGGATTAAAGGCTGATTTGGAAACTGTAATTCCAACTGAATTACAGCGTACATCTGCTTACTTGACCCATGCGTTGTTTAACTCGCACCATTCCGAACATGAAATGCTGCGTTATATTAAATCATTAGAGGCAAAGGATCTTTCGCTTTGCCATTCCATGATCGCTTTAGGCTCATGTACAATGAAGCTGAACGCCACCACTGAAATGATCCCGGTTACCTGGAACCATTTCAGCAAAATTCACCCTTTTGCACCAACCGACCAGGTTGGCGGCTATATGCAACTGTTTGACGAGATTAACAACTGGCTGAGTGAGATCACCGGCTTCGCGGCCATGAGCCTACAGCCAAACGCAGGAGCACAAGGCGAATACGCCGGCCTGATGGTTATCCGCGCCTATCATCATGACAGGGGCGATACCCACCGTAATATCGCTTTAATTCCATCATCGGCACACGGTACCAACCCTGCATCTGCAGCTATGGCCGGTATGAAGATAGTGGTTGTTAAATGTGATGATAATGGTAACATCGACGTTGCCGATATGCGTGCCAAAGCCGAGCAATATAAAAACGAGCTATCGTGCTTAATGGTTACCTACCCATCTACCCATGGAGTATTTGAGGAATCGATCATCGAGATCTGCCAGATCATCCATGAAAATGGAGGCCAGGTTTATATGGATGGCGCCAACATGAACGCACAGGTAGGCTTAACCAGCCCGGCCAATATTGGTGCGGATGTTTGCCATTTAAACCTGCATAAAACTTTCTGTATCCCTCACGGTGGCGGTGGCCCCGGTATGGGCCCTATCGGCGTAGCTAAACACCTGGTGCCTTATTTACCAGGTCACGCTGTAGTTGATATCGACAGGGGTAAATCTATCCACGCGGTATCTGCAGCACCATGGGGTTCGGCATCTATACTGATCATCTCTCATGCTTATATAGCCATGATGGGCAGCGAAGGGTTAACCAATGCAACCCGCTACGCTATCCTGAATGCCAACTATATTAAAACCCGTTTAGAAAGTCATTTCCCGGTATTATACACTGGTGCCAATGGCCGTTGCGCGCACGAAATGATATTGGATTGCCGCTCGTTTAAACCGTTCGGTATCGAGGTTACAGATATTGCCAAACGCTTAATGGATTACGGTTTCCACGCGCCAACTGTATCGTTCCCGGTTGCGGGTACGGTGATGGTTGAGCCAACCGAATCGGAACCTAAACATGAGCTTGACCGTTTCTGCGATGCTATGATCGCCATCCGTCATGAAATTGCCGATGTAGCCAGCGGCGTGTTGGATAAAACAGACAACCCGTTAAAAAACGCGCCACACACTGTAGCCGTAATTACCGGCAATGAGTGGGAACATCCGTACACCCGCCAAAAAGCAGCATTCCCGCTGCCTTACGTTGCGGCCTTTAAATTCTGGCCATCAGTAGGCAGGGTTAATGATACTTATGGCGATAGAACGCTAATTTGCTCATGCCCGCCGTTAACAGATTACGAGTTTGAAGAAAGCGAAGTAACCACTCCCGAATACGGAACCTGA
- a CDS encoding gliding motility-associated C-terminal domain-containing protein, whose translation MFAKKFLLLIVFLFLLSNFNFAATIVVTSNADTGPGTLREALSVAAGNGIITPDIIRFNLPGSLVSDRTIRLKSQLPFITSNVTIDGTTQPGIAFGVSNAKVIIEPETSPVYFNALNINGEVNAGGAPATKIAIYGLYIRNFAKINSLATADLSQGSGLMMEGDVSGIIIGAPGKGNVFCGNINGIYNTSYYYAAGASDIQIQSNIIGLLDDGFTAASNYTGINLTLDKDGLIGGTDAGMGNVIAANVTGINIARAYYYGVANTITIQSNKIGTDYTGKADFKNIPLLQQSAFIKAYGINVNSSNTTLNVTSNLISGQRYCGIYIENATFKITGNKIGTDITGTKDLGNGEGIHAGTSSSGTIGGTAADINYIGYNFYGIEALNSTHTLITHNSIFCNSDYGISVLTNNYQVPFVQVLNFSGTAVSGTATPNCKIELFLSDDCGNICQGKTYITTVTSSASGAWSYSGAFSKAVIATATDANNNTSPFSSLVIQDNDVVVKNYTCAYQGSVTIQQPRTGLLFHWDKKETNGSLTPIGDAQNIKNLLPGTYQLTVQYPGGCQKTTQLFEIKDLRIKIQNVIVPTPQCRQKSFPFDVNFTGGTGNVTFAWKDKAGLIKSTDKAANLPEGTYTVTIYDEAGCAVTSSPAVTIKAKPGPDYDLSTMQVAPARCGIADGGISNITTTVGIGTLTYKWTNDAGVVVATTKNLVKVKGGYYTLTLYDQSECSPYSTPPIFIQETNSVNISGGSITPAKCGANNGAITSVYVQNADLYQWYDPQGNPITTNQSNLDIFNLADGTYRLNAVNTVTKCSNDGYFTVNRLTPEVFTIKSLASVATTCGLDNGAINLEIEGKVIPVSYQWIKQDGTLISNSPSISGLAAGFYTLNVTDKYGCPSVLVNNLEVKVTPLLQFSSLNNPISNPDQCDQLFGSITGVDVTGGVPPYKYTWTNTVNNAVVGTDKDLKSVGEGNYSLVVTDNTACAIPLTVDRAVSNNKFTPDPPVVNNQRICDPETVTISVQNPVAGTYKLYADATSTLPLSTNTTGKFTLSITETSDFYINYSIGSCESNRTQTHIEVVHVDVKKPNSFSPNGDGINDYWNIEGLEKFPGSLVQVFNRYGQKVFESKEYATVFAGKFNNQLLPPGVYYYIINLNTPCSLLSGSLTIVR comes from the coding sequence ATGTTTGCTAAGAAATTTTTACTGTTAATAGTCTTTCTGTTTTTATTAAGCAATTTTAATTTTGCAGCCACCATCGTGGTAACCAGTAATGCCGATACAGGGCCCGGTACGCTTCGCGAAGCACTCTCGGTAGCAGCAGGCAACGGCATCATTACTCCCGATATCATCCGGTTTAATTTACCCGGTAGTTTGGTATCCGATCGTACCATTAGGTTAAAAAGCCAGTTGCCGTTTATTACCTCCAACGTTACTATCGACGGTACTACCCAACCGGGTATTGCATTCGGGGTATCAAACGCCAAGGTGATTATTGAGCCCGAAACCTCTCCTGTTTATTTTAATGCTTTAAATATTAATGGCGAGGTAAATGCAGGTGGCGCACCAGCCACAAAAATTGCCATATACGGATTGTACATCCGCAACTTTGCTAAAATTAACAGTTTGGCCACTGCCGACCTTAGCCAGGGCTCGGGCTTAATGATGGAAGGGGATGTAAGCGGGATTATTATAGGGGCGCCTGGCAAAGGAAATGTTTTTTGCGGCAACATTAACGGAATTTATAACACCTCCTATTACTATGCTGCAGGCGCTTCGGATATTCAAATTCAAAGTAATATTATAGGTTTGCTTGATGATGGCTTCACCGCCGCCAGTAACTACACCGGTATTAACCTTACTTTAGATAAAGATGGTTTGATAGGTGGTACGGATGCCGGTATGGGTAATGTGATAGCGGCCAATGTTACCGGTATTAATATAGCGCGGGCTTATTATTACGGGGTAGCCAATACCATAACCATACAAAGCAACAAAATAGGCACCGATTATACAGGCAAAGCCGATTTTAAAAACATCCCGCTTTTGCAGCAAAGCGCGTTTATTAAAGCTTATGGCATTAACGTTAACTCGTCAAATACAACGCTAAACGTTACTTCCAATTTAATATCGGGCCAGCGCTATTGCGGCATTTATATCGAGAACGCCACGTTTAAAATAACGGGCAACAAAATAGGAACAGATATTACCGGAACCAAAGACCTTGGCAATGGTGAGGGCATTCATGCCGGTACAAGTTCGTCTGGTACCATCGGCGGCACTGCCGCCGATATTAATTATATAGGCTATAACTTTTATGGCATCGAAGCTTTAAACAGCACGCATACACTAATTACGCACAACAGCATTTTTTGCAACAGCGATTATGGCATAAGCGTTTTAACCAATAATTATCAGGTTCCGTTTGTGCAGGTACTTAATTTTAGCGGCACTGCTGTATCGGGTACTGCAACGCCAAATTGCAAAATCGAATTGTTTTTGTCGGACGATTGCGGCAATATATGCCAGGGTAAAACCTACATAACCACGGTGACATCAAGCGCAAGCGGGGCATGGAGTTATTCGGGTGCTTTTAGCAAGGCTGTTATTGCCACAGCTACGGATGCCAATAATAATACTTCGCCATTTTCGTCATTGGTGATACAGGATAATGATGTGGTTGTAAAAAATTATACCTGTGCTTACCAGGGGAGTGTAACCATACAGCAACCCCGTACCGGACTATTATTCCACTGGGATAAAAAAGAAACCAATGGATCATTAACGCCAATAGGCGACGCTCAGAATATAAAAAACCTGTTGCCCGGTACTTACCAGTTAACCGTTCAATATCCGGGTGGCTGTCAAAAAACAACACAACTGTTTGAAATAAAAGACCTACGGATAAAAATACAAAATGTAATTGTGCCTACACCCCAGTGTCGGCAAAAGTCGTTTCCGTTTGATGTCAATTTTACGGGTGGTACAGGTAACGTAACCTTTGCCTGGAAAGACAAGGCGGGCCTGATAAAATCGACAGATAAGGCCGCCAATTTACCCGAGGGCACTTATACCGTTACTATTTATGACGAGGCCGGTTGTGCGGTTACCTCATCGCCGGCTGTCACTATTAAAGCCAAACCGGGTCCGGATTATGATCTTTCGACTATGCAGGTTGCCCCCGCGCGGTGCGGCATTGCCGATGGCGGTATCAGCAATATAACAACAACAGTAGGCATAGGCACATTAACCTATAAATGGACAAATGATGCCGGGGTAGTGGTGGCTACTACCAAAAACCTGGTAAAAGTTAAAGGGGGCTACTACACCCTCACGCTGTATGACCAAAGCGAATGCAGCCCGTATTCAACGCCTCCTATTTTTATCCAGGAAACCAATTCTGTAAATATTAGCGGAGGTTCTATTACTCCGGCCAAATGTGGCGCCAATAATGGTGCAATAACAAGTGTATATGTTCAAAATGCCGACCTGTATCAATGGTACGATCCACAAGGAAACCCAATTACCACCAATCAAAGCAATTTAGATATTTTTAACCTCGCCGATGGTACTTATCGTCTCAACGCGGTTAACACGGTAACCAAATGTAGCAATGATGGATATTTTACCGTTAACAGGCTAACGCCGGAAGTATTTACCATTAAGAGCCTGGCGAGTGTTGCCACCACCTGCGGATTAGATAACGGGGCAATTAACCTGGAGATTGAAGGAAAAGTAATCCCGGTATCATACCAGTGGATAAAGCAGGATGGTACTTTGATTAGTAATTCGCCAAGTATAAGTGGTTTAGCGGCGGGTTTTTATACACTTAATGTAACCGATAAATATGGTTGCCCAAGTGTACTGGTAAACAATTTAGAAGTAAAAGTAACGCCGCTTTTACAGTTTTCGTCGCTAAACAATCCCATTTCCAATCCTGATCAGTGCGATCAGCTATTTGGGAGCATTACCGGTGTTGATGTAACAGGCGGCGTGCCTCCTTACAAATATACCTGGACCAATACTGTTAACAATGCCGTTGTTGGCACGGATAAAGACCTGAAAAGTGTAGGAGAGGGAAATTACTCGCTGGTTGTTACGGATAATACGGCATGCGCCATCCCGCTTACCGTAGATCGTGCAGTTAGTAATAATAAGTTTACACCCGATCCGCCCGTTGTTAATAATCAACGGATCTGCGATCCGGAAACAGTTACCATCAGCGTACAAAACCCGGTTGCGGGTACTTATAAATTGTATGCAGATGCTACATCTACTCTGCCGCTTTCAACTAACACAACGGGTAAATTCACTTTATCTATTACTGAAACCAGTGATTTTTACATCAACTATAGCATTGGCAGCTGCGAAAGCAACCGGACACAAACCCATATTGAGGTAGTGCACGTAGATGTTAAAAAACCAAACTCATTTAGCCCCAATGGCGATGGTATAAATGACTACTGGAACATAGAAGGTCTTGAGAAATTTCCAGGCTCGCTGGTACAGGTGTTTAACCGCTATGGCCAAAAGGTATTCGAATCCAAAGAGTATGCAACCGTTTTTGCCGGGAAATTCAACAATCAGCTATTGCCGCCGGGCGTGTATTATTATATTATCAATTTAAATACCCCATGCAGCCTGCTCTCGGGCAGTTTAACTATTGTCAGGTAG
- a CDS encoding DUF6932 family protein → MIVFNTRGLLIPETIIPSTLSEFEVEFAVKLSDGKRKELFDQFKLYCNNLKAVCDNKAIVQWIDGSYFTKSKNPSDIDLVSFLITKQLKRRRMSLNNSFILKVLQSME, encoded by the coding sequence ATGATCGTTTTTAATACCCGAGGTTTACTCATACCAGAAACTATTATACCATCAACGCTAAGCGAATTTGAAGTGGAATTTGCAGTGAAGCTATCTGATGGAAAAAGAAAAGAGTTATTTGATCAGTTTAAGTTGTATTGTAATAACTTAAAGGCTGTTTGCGACAACAAAGCAATCGTTCAATGGATTGATGGTTCTTATTTTACCAAAAGTAAAAATCCATCTGATATTGACCTGGTTTCTTTTTTGATTACGAAACAGCTAAAGCGAAGGAGAATGAGCTTAAACAATTCATTTATCCTCAAAGTATTGCAAAGTATGGAATAG
- a CDS encoding pseudouridine synthase — protein MVFKRPTGSRDDRPGKSTGRSSRGDDKPKRPATAKGKATPDGEKKKLSRPDKPFQSNRFSDDKPKSNFRDNASSGDKKSSGRSKPYSGRPAAGDDRPKSNFRDGASSGDKKSFSPRSKPYSGRPTGGDFEDRPKRSFGAGSSASGERKPYSGRPTSGEGEERPKRNFGGSSAGEKKPYSSPRTRTSNTDFGDKPKRSFGAGAERSTDKKFGERPEGGFKKREGSFSKDKPAYNADKPQRKPTYDKITKDTSAPERTMRGRKKPAETKTKDDGLIRLNRYISNAGICSRRKADELIIAGVVSVNGVVVDELGAKIDPRKDEIKYNGETLRREKMVYVLLNKPKDYITTTEDPQERRTVMHLVEKATKERIYPIGRLDRNTTGLLLMTNDGDLADKLSHPRSNISKLYQVELNKALSQGDLNKITYGIELEDGLIKPDSVSYVAGASKREVGIQIHSGKNRVVRRIFESLGYEVVKLDRVVYANLTKKDLPRGRYRHLEESEIIQLKHLIK, from the coding sequence ATGGTATTTAAGAGACCAACAGGTAGTCGCGATGACAGGCCAGGAAAATCAACTGGCAGAAGTTCAAGAGGCGACGATAAGCCAAAAAGACCGGCAACCGCAAAAGGTAAAGCCACTCCGGACGGAGAAAAGAAAAAACTATCCAGACCGGATAAACCATTCCAAAGCAACAGGTTCAGCGACGATAAGCCCAAAAGCAATTTTAGGGACAACGCATCATCTGGCGACAAAAAATCGTCGGGCAGATCAAAGCCATATTCAGGCAGACCTGCGGCAGGTGACGACAGACCTAAAAGTAACTTTAGAGACGGTGCTTCATCCGGCGATAAAAAAAGCTTTTCGCCACGCAGCAAGCCATACTCTGGCAGGCCAACAGGCGGCGATTTTGAAGACAGGCCAAAAAGAAGCTTCGGTGCAGGCTCATCCGCCAGCGGCGAAAGAAAGCCCTACTCTGGCCGTCCAACCTCTGGCGAAGGTGAAGAAAGACCCAAAAGAAACTTTGGCGGCAGCAGTGCCGGCGAAAAGAAACCATACTCGTCACCACGCACCCGTACATCCAATACCGATTTTGGCGATAAGCCCAAAAGAAGTTTTGGCGCAGGCGCAGAAAGATCGACAGATAAAAAATTTGGCGAAAGGCCCGAAGGCGGATTTAAGAAACGCGAAGGCAGTTTTTCAAAAGATAAACCGGCTTATAATGCCGACAAGCCACAGCGTAAGCCCACTTACGATAAAATAACTAAAGATACCAGCGCACCCGAAAGGACCATGCGTGGCCGTAAAAAACCAGCCGAAACCAAAACTAAGGACGATGGCCTTATCCGCCTTAACCGTTATATATCAAATGCGGGCATCTGCTCTCGCCGTAAGGCCGATGAACTGATCATTGCAGGTGTGGTATCGGTAAATGGTGTGGTTGTTGATGAATTGGGTGCCAAAATTGATCCCCGTAAGGACGAGATCAAATATAACGGCGAAACCCTGCGTCGTGAAAAAATGGTTTATGTATTGTTAAATAAACCAAAGGATTACATTACCACTACCGAAGACCCGCAGGAACGCCGTACTGTAATGCACCTGGTTGAAAAAGCAACCAAAGAGCGCATTTACCCAATTGGCCGTTTAGACAGGAATACCACCGGGTTATTATTAATGACCAACGATGGCGACCTTGCCGACAAATTATCGCACCCACGTAGCAACATCAGCAAACTATACCAGGTTGAATTAAATAAAGCCTTATCTCAAGGTGATTTGAATAAGATCACCTATGGTATCGAGCTGGAAGATGGTTTAATTAAACCCGATTCGGTATCGTACGTTGCAGGTGCATCAAAGCGCGAAGTAGGCATCCAAATCCACAGTGGTAAAAACCGCGTGGTACGCCGCATTTTTGAAAGCCTTGGTTATGAAGTTGTAAAGTTGGATAGGGTGGTTTACGCCAACCTCACCAAAAAAGATCTTCCTCGCGGCCGTTACCGCCATTTGGAAGAAAGCGAGATCATCCAGCTCAAACACCTGATAAAATAA
- a CDS encoding lytic transglycosylase domain-containing protein has translation MIKKEMIKKHLLTCSVILVLALISKLNIYSTTIAETVAKPAKLSHRTSKFIFIKSTAATYSFADEALPVNDARVTKKLNKSLSQHSFKSVQSTLLHRKAEALFPIIEPILKFYGIPDDFKYIPLVESGLKSGTSSKGASGLWQFMAGTARTYGLKVGHGVDERQNVRKSTIAACKYIKELYGEFNSWTLAAAAYNNGSIKMERAINKQNEDNYFRLSLNRETGSYIYKLIAMKAIIEQPKKFGYKDYIVIPPTTQLLAFN, from the coding sequence ATGATAAAAAAAGAAATGATTAAAAAACACTTACTTACGTGCTCCGTAATCCTGGTGCTGGCCCTCATTTCAAAGCTTAATATCTACAGCACAACAATTGCTGAAACGGTTGCAAAACCGGCCAAATTAAGCCATCGGACCTCGAAATTTATTTTTATTAAAAGCACTGCGGCTACCTATAGTTTTGCCGACGAAGCTTTACCTGTTAACGATGCCAGGGTTACCAAAAAACTCAACAAATCGCTTAGCCAACATTCTTTTAAAAGTGTTCAGTCAACCTTGCTGCACCGCAAGGCCGAAGCGCTGTTCCCTATTATTGAGCCCATTTTAAAGTTTTATGGCATACCTGATGATTTTAAATACATCCCGTTGGTTGAATCGGGCCTCAAAAGCGGCACTTCATCAAAAGGGGCATCTGGCTTATGGCAGTTTATGGCGGGTACCGCGCGTACTTATGGCCTAAAGGTTGGTCATGGTGTTGATGAGCGCCAAAATGTGCGCAAATCAACAATAGCAGCCTGCAAGTACATCAAAGAACTGTATGGTGAATTTAACAGCTGGACGCTGGCTGCCGCCGCTTACAACAATGGCTCCATTAAAATGGAACGCGCCATTAATAAGCAAAACGAGGATAATTACTTTCGCTTAAGCCTCAACCGCGAAACCGGTTCATACATCTACAAGCTTATTGCCATGAAAGCAATTATCGAACAGCCAAAAAAGTTTGGGTACAAGGATTACATTGTTATCCCACCCACAACACAACTGTTAGCATTTAATTAG